DNA sequence from the Terriglobia bacterium genome:
ACAGTATTTTAATGACATCGAATTTGACCGACGAACACCTTCCGAACACGTGGCAAGAGGTCTCGCGAAGGCCCTCGATCTCGATCCCGACTACATCGTGGTGCTCACCGGATTTGTCCCTGAGGACGTACGGGAAAAACTCACCGAGGAGAATGTGAAGAAGGCGATGAGTCTATTCAGGAAAAAATAGTATGTATTCGGTCCCTGACAAGACGGGTAGATTTCAGCGACGACCCCACTATTCACAAGGCGAGCTTGACGCCGAGTGTGAGCAAGTTATTTCCAGCTTCCTGCTTTCTCGTCATCGCAGGATTGTATATCCCGTCGCAACTGATGACTTGATTCATTTGTTGGAACAGGTGGCGGTGGTTGATCAATACGCTGACTTGAAAGACGAGAGCGGAAATGAATTGTGGGGTGTGACAGAATTCGAGCCGGGAACCTCTCCGCTTGTGAAAATTAGTGCCAAGTTATCATCTGCTGAACGCTTTACAAATCCATTCCGCACCACGCTGACCCACGAGTTCGCGCATGTCAAATTACATGGACCTCTGTTTGAACTCAAGGCTAGTTCGCCTGGGTTGTTCGAGGGCGCGGAAGTCGTCAGGCAACAGTGCAAACGAGAGCAGGTGGAAAGCCCAGCCGAATACGACTGGGCGGAATGGCAAGCAGGGTATTGTTCAGGAGCACTGCTAATGCCTATCGGGGCGTTGCGGCTTTCGGTCACAGAATTCTTGAAGGCGGCAGGCCTGAGTGTTACTGGAGTGCCCACGAACTCGAACCATGGGCAGGATCTGATCACCGTGGTGTCACGTAAGTTTGAGGTATCAACACTAGCTGCAAAGGTCCGGCTGGCCAAGCTTGGTTTTTTGAACGCTGACGACCGGCAAAAATACTTGTTGACATGATATTTTTTTGGAGTAATACTACGCTTGCAAGCTGATTAGTCTTGCAAGCGGATTTAATAATAACAACAGGAGCATTGAAGCTATGTCCAGCGAAGCCAAACTGCGAACGATTCATATCTTTGTGCAGATTGAAAACCAAAAAGAGATCGAAGTGGAGTTCACCTCCGAAACAGTGACTGTTGCTCAAATCAAGCTTGCGGCAGGCGTACAGTCAGATTTTGCCTTGGCCATCAAGCGTGAAGGTCGGCCGCTTCCTCTGAGGGATGACGAAGTCATTGAGATCAAAAACGGAGAACATTTTATCGCCGTCCCCAACGGAACCGTTTCGTAAGGAGAAAATCATTTTGAACCCCGACACGATGCAACGCTTCGAAGACGAGTTGCGGCAGGCATTTGACGGCTCTGTTGTGGCCAACGATGCGAACCGCAAACTGATAAGACTCGCGACCGTGGACTTTCCTGACGGCTGCATTCCTCAGAGATCGGCGGCATTAGTCGTTCTTGATCCGGCCGCCGACAAACCCGAGTTTTACTTAGCGCAGGTTCCAAGATTGGCCTCCGGCAATCAACCAGCAACGGGCCAAGTAATGGTTGGTGGCGAGATTTGGAATACTTATTCCTACGCGATCCAGAACTGGGACCAGATCAGAAGCACTGCTGTGCAGTTCGTACAGGCCAAACTTAGGAGATTTGCCCTTGCCCAATAAAGCTCAAGTGAGAATTCCGTACGACTTGGCCCAACGAATTCGCCAAATTCTCAACGACCCGTGGCTTCATCACGAGCCTGTTGTCTTTGCGTTGGCGAGCGCGAATCGTACAAATCAATATGCTTTGATTCAGGTGAAGCGGTTAGTGCATGCGCCGGAATCGGCATTCATACCAAGTCTTGGACATGGTGCTAGGTGGTCGGCACGATGGAACATCGAACTGATGAACCTTTGCGCCGAATCTTCACTTGGTTTGGTTATTTTCCACCGGCATGGCGGTACTCACGTCGCGCTCTCGAATGATGATCGCGAAAGTGCATCTCAACTGCTGCCATATTTTCAATCATTCGTTCCGGGCCGCTACCACGGCTCAATAGTAATCGGCGACCATTCAGCAGTTGGTCTGGTATGGTGTCCCGGCTTCAATCACCCGATTGAAGAGGTGGAAGTGCGCTTTTTGGGGTCGCATATTGAAACTCTCGCGAGTAATTCCTATAAGCGGGAGGAGTGGGAGGAATTCCAGCGGGTTCCTCTAGCAGAGAATCGCATAAATCGAAAAATTATGCGTAAGGCGAAAGTAGCCGTTGTTGGTCTTAGCGGCGGGGGAAGCCAGATTGTTACGCAGCTTGCATCATGGGGAATAGGAAACATCATCGGTATAGATCCACAAACCTATGATTTTGAGAACCGACTCACTACCGATTGCCCGTGGTTTATTGATCTGACTTGGGGCGCAAGGAAGACGTCAGTTGCAAAGCGTCAATGTTTCTTGGTGAACCGATCTACTAGATTTCAAGCGATTCCAGCCGAAATTACATCGCCGACCGCGGTCTGCGCACTTAAGACAGCAGATGTCATTGTCGGATGCGTTAACAACCTTCAAGCCCGCGCAGATTTGCTGGAAATTGGCGGAAGGTTTGGTATTCCATATATTGATATTGGCTTTAAGATCGTTCTCGGCACTATGCTTGGTGTTTCCGAGCTGAGCTCGTTGCCGGGAAATGCTTTCACCATCGTTCCTGGCGACTTCTGTCTTTGGTGCACGGGCTTTCTTACGAAAAGCAAATTGGAGAAGGAAGCCGGTGGCGCTGATCGTTCGTACCTCAACTTGAAATCTCAATCCGAGCACGGAAGTCGAAATGCCTACGTTTCATCCTTCAACGGGCTGCTAGCGGGACATGCCGCAACCGAGGTTCTCCAATTGCTTCTTGGTTGGCGCCGCGGAACAAGCGGATCTAGATATTATGTGTATAACGGCGTCACGGGTGAAATGCAGCTGTGGGCCGGCAAAAAAAATGACAAATGCAATCATTGCAACAATGTAGTTCACGCCGGCGACCCGATCTGGAACTAGCGAAATGCCGCAGGCATACAAGGAACACCTTTACTTCATCCCCCTCGCCGCGGCCAGCATCTCGTCAGCCTTGGCGCGGACCCGGATATCTTCAGTGAAGTTCGTCCAGCGCACGGTGCCGGAGGAATCCACCAGGAACTCTGCAGGTCGCGCAATGTCACTGTGTTCAGGCCCGCCGCCTTTGTGCAGCAGGTTATAGCGGCGGATGGTTTCAGTCGTGGGATCGGACAGGATAGGGAAGGTATAACCGGCCTTGCCGGCCAGGTTGCGCGATACTTCCGGCGTGTCCACGCTGATGGCCACGGGACGCACACCGGCAGCTTCAAACTCTTTCAGGTTTTTCTGTATGCCTCGTAACTCGAGGTTGCAGAATGGTCACCAGTATCCACGATAGAAGACCAGCAGCACCGCCTTGGGCGGCGTTGACGTGCTCAGAGCAACTGGAGTAGCTTGCCCCACTGTTCTGCTTGCGGATGCCGAATTTGCAGAAGCCGAAGTTGCGGCGTCGGCCTTGCCCAGCAACTGATCGAGCGACACTTTGTTGCCGCTGGTATCGGCCAGCGTGAAGTCGGGAACTTTCTGTCCCACTTGCGGCGCTGCCGCCGATGATGGCAGAGCGCGCGACGTGACAGACGCAATCGCAACCAGGCCGCAGATCAGCAGTGACAACACGCCGAGGATCGGACTGGAAACCTTGCCGCCATAAATCTGCGGTTGGCGGAAAGCGCGCATCATTCCCACGGCGGCGCAAATAAGTGCGGCAATCGCCAGGGCCACACTCAGCCACGGCAGGGCACGCTGCCCGGGAAGTCCCATGAAGTATCCGGCATTGGAAAGCAGGGCAGCCAGGGCAAGCAGCAATGCGATCCATGGCACCCAGTTGCGTTAGCGCGCCGATGGTTGCGGTAGATCAGTTGTTGGCGTCATATGAGATGGCAGTCTAACAAATTTGCCGTTGGCGCACACGGATTATGCAAACACAAACACAATTATGGTGGCACTCCCCAGTGCGCA
Encoded proteins:
- a CDS encoding ImmA/IrrE family metallo-endopeptidase gives rise to the protein MYSVPDKTGRFQRRPHYSQGELDAECEQVISSFLLSRHRRIVYPVATDDLIHLLEQVAVVDQYADLKDESGNELWGVTEFEPGTSPLVKISAKLSSAERFTNPFRTTLTHEFAHVKLHGPLFELKASSPGLFEGAEVVRQQCKREQVESPAEYDWAEWQAGYCSGALLMPIGALRLSVTEFLKAAGLSVTGVPTNSNHGQDLITVVSRKFEVSTLAAKVRLAKLGFLNADDRQKYLLT
- a CDS encoding ThiF family adenylyltransferase yields the protein MPNKAQVRIPYDLAQRIRQILNDPWLHHEPVVFALASANRTNQYALIQVKRLVHAPESAFIPSLGHGARWSARWNIELMNLCAESSLGLVIFHRHGGTHVALSNDDRESASQLLPYFQSFVPGRYHGSIVIGDHSAVGLVWCPGFNHPIEEVEVRFLGSHIETLASNSYKREEWEEFQRVPLAENRINRKIMRKAKVAVVGLSGGGSQIVTQLASWGIGNIIGIDPQTYDFENRLTTDCPWFIDLTWGARKTSVAKRQCFLVNRSTRFQAIPAEITSPTAVCALKTADVIVGCVNNLQARADLLEIGGRFGIPYIDIGFKIVLGTMLGVSELSSLPGNAFTIVPGDFCLWCTGFLTKSKLEKEAGGADRSYLNLKSQSEHGSRNAYVSSFNGLLAGHAATEVLQLLLGWRRGTSGSRYYVYNGVTGEMQLWAGKKNDKCNHCNNVVHAGDPIWN
- a CDS encoding helix-turn-helix domain-containing protein, with amino-acid sequence MAQSLGQIIREARKSKGFTQRELADKVKKEDGTAITPQYFNDIEFDRRTPSEHVARGLAKALDLDPDYIVVLTGFVPEDVREKLTEENVKKAMSLFRKK
- a CDS encoding peroxiredoxin family protein gives rise to the protein MQKNLKEFEAAGVRPVAISVDTPEVSRNLAGKAGYTFPILSDPTTETIRRYNLLHKGGGPEHSDIARPAEFLVDSSGTVRWTNFTEDIRVRAKADEMLAAARGMK